From a single Stomoxys calcitrans chromosome 4, idStoCalc2.1, whole genome shotgun sequence genomic region:
- the LOC106086901 gene encoding splicing factor U2AF 50 kDa subunit, translated as MGYNGRKHRSPSRSRSRSRSPSRSRDRHHRRSSRKAYRRKPSLYWDVPPPGFEHITPMQYKAMQASGQIPANTVPEIPQAAVPVVGSTITRQARRLYVGNIPFGVTEDEMMDFFNQQMHLVGLAQADGNPVLACQINLDKNFAFLEFRSIDETSQAMAFDGINFKGQVLKIRRPHDYQPMPGATDTKVVQPLAAKVVTISTVVPDSPHKIFIGGLPNYLGEEQVKELLLSFGQLRGFNLVKDAATGLSKGYAFCEYIDLSLTDQAIAGLHGMQLGEKKLIVQRASVGAKNAQTNQTATAAPVTIQVPGLSNLNTSGPPTEVLCLLNMVTPDELRDEEEYEDILEDIKEECNKYGIVRSVEIPRPIDGVDVPGLGKVFVEFNSVMDCQKAQQALTGRKFSDRVVVTSYFDPDKYHRREF; from the exons ATGGGTTATAATG GCCGTAAACATCGTTCTCCTTCACGTTCCCGTTCACGCTCCCGTTCCCCTTCTCGATCTAGGGATAGACATCATCGTCGTAGCTCTAGAAAAGCATATAGACGTAAACCCTCACTCTATTGGGATGTTCCGCCACCGGGTTTCGAACATATCACACCTATGCAATACAAAGCTATGCAGGCCTCTGGCCAGATACCAGCGAATACAGTACCCGAAATACCACAAGCTGCCGTGCCGGTCGTTGGTTCAACAATCACCCGACAGGCACGACGCCTTTATGTGGGCAACATACCGTTCGGTGTAACCGAAGACGAAATGATGGACTTTTTCAACCAACAAATGCATTTGGTGGGCTTGGCACAGGCCGATGGCAATCCTGTGCTGGCTTGTCAAATAAATTTAGATAAAAACTTTGCATTCCTGGAATTTAGATCGATTGATGAAACGAGTCAAGCTATGGCCTTTGATGGTATTAACTTTAAAGGTCAAGTTTTAAAAATAAGAAGACCACATGATTATCAGCCTATGCCGGGGGCGACGGACACAAAAGTTGTTCAGCCTTTAGCAG CTAAAGTCGTCACTATATCCACTGTGGTGCCCGACTCGCCGCATAAAATATTCATTGGAGGTCTACCAAACTATTTAGGGGAAGAACAG GTGAAAGAACTTCTATTATCCTTTGGCCAATTGAGAGGTTTCAACTTGGTCAAAGATGCTGCCACCGGACTAAGCAAGGGTTATGCCTTTTGTGAATATATTGATCTCAGTTTGACCGATCAG GCCATAGCTGGCTTACATGGCATGCAGTTGGGAGAGAAAAAGCTAATAGTCCAAAGGGCTAGTGTTGGCGCTAAAAATGCCCAAACTAATCAAACAGCTACAGCAGCACCTGTCACTATACAA GTACCTGGTTTATCGAATCTCAATACCTCTGGTCCTCCCACTGAAGTTTTATGTCTTCTGAACATGGTCACTCCCGATGAGTTGCGCGACGAAGAGGAATATGAGGATATTTTGGAGGACATTAAAGAGGAATGCAATAAATATGGCATTGTTCGCAGCGTAGAAATACCACGTCCCATTGATGGCGTCGATGTACCCGGTTTGGGTAAAGTTTTTGTTGAATTCAATTCGGTAATGGATTGCCAAAAAGCTCAACAGGCATTGACTGGTCGCAAGTTCAGCGATCGCGTTGTAGTCACTTCATATTTTGATCCAGATAAGTATCATCGACGGGAATTTTAA
- the LOC106086900 gene encoding splicing factor U2AF 50 kDa subunit, which translates to MGSDDRDRRRHRSRSRSRDRRRSRSRDRRDRRDERGMANIPGASSGPRGRGNYTRRRKPSLYWDVPPPGFEHITPLQYKAMQASGQIPANTVPDIPQAAVPVVGSTITRQARRLYVGNIPFGVTEDEMMEFFNQQMHLTGLAQADGNPVLACQINLDKNFAFLEFRSTDETTQAMAFDGINFKGQSLKIRRPHDYQPMPGVVDASPMPQPVSNGVISTVVPDSPHKIFIGGLPNYLNEEQVKELLLSFGQLRAFNLVKDTGTGLSKGYAFTEYVDHTITDQAIAGLNGMQLGDKKLIVQRASVGAKNAQNNSTTAAPVTIQVPGLAMLGISGPPTEVLCLLNMVTPDELRDEDEYEDILDDIKEECNKYGVVRSVEIPRPIEGVDVPGCGKVFVEFNSVMDCQKAQQALTGRKFSDRVVVTSYFDPDKYHRREF; encoded by the exons ATGGGTTCCGATG ACCGTGACAGACGCCGCCACAGGAGCAGATCTCGTTCGCGCGATAGACGCCGTTCACGTTCCCGTGATCGTCGCGACAGACGCGATGAGCGGGGAATGGCCAATATCCCAGGTGCCAGCAGTGGGCCCAGGGGACGAGGCAATTATACCAGACGCCGCAAACCTTCATTGTATTGGGATGTACCGCCACCAGGATTTGAGCATATAACACCACTGCAATACAAGGCTATGCAGGCCTCTGGTCAAATCCCTGCAAATACAGTGCCCGATATACCACAAGCTGCGGTGCCCGTCGTTGGTTCCACAATTACCAGACAGGCACGACGTCTATATGTGGGCAATATACCGTTTGGCGTGACCGAAGATGAAATGATGGAGTTCTTCAATCAGCAAATGCATTTAACCGGTCTGGCACAGGCTGATGGCAATCCGGTATTGGCTTGCCAAATCAATTTGGACAAGAATTTTGCATTCCTCGAGTTCCGTTCGACAGATGAAACCACCCAAGCCATGGCATTCGATGGAATTAATTTTAAGGGACAAAGTTTGAAAATACGCCGACCCCACGATTATCAACCAATGCCAGGAGTGGTGGATGCCTCGCCTATGCCACAACCAGTCT CTAATGGTGTAATATCTACAGTGGTGCCAGACTCTCCGCATAAGATTTTCATTGGTGGCctgccaaattatttgaacGAGGAACAG GTCAAAGAGCTTCTATTATCCTTTGGCCAGTTAAGGGCCTTCAATTTGGTTAAGGATACTGGCACAGGTCTAAGCAAAGGTTATGCTTTCACCGAATATGTGGATCATACCATAACAGATCAA GCTATTGCCGGTCTTAATGGCATGCAGTTGGGCGATAAGAAGCTCATTGTGCAACGTGCCAGCGTGGGGGCTAAAAATGCTCAAAATAATTCAACTACCGCTGCTCCCGTTACCATCCAAGTACCCGGTCTGGCAATGCTGGGCATTTCAGGACCACCCACCGAAGTTTTGTGTCTCTTGAACATGGTTACGCCCGATGAGTTGCGTGACGAGGACGAATACGAGGACATTCTCGATGATATCAAAGAGGAATGCAATAAATATGGTGTAGTTCGTAGCGTGGAAATACCCCGACCCATCGAAGGGGTCGATGTTCCGGGTTGTGGTAAAGTCTTTGTAGAATTCAATTCCGTTATGGACTGTCAGAAGGCCCAACAAGCCTTGACGGGCCGCAAATTTAGCGATCGTGTTGTGGTTACCTCCTACTTTGACCCAGATAAGTATCATCGCCGTGAATTCTAA
- the LOC106086894 gene encoding uncharacterized protein LOC106086894 has product MDASSKHLKELLKFAIRHQTDDKYVADGTPPQLDEERKQFLESVLKSMAVDVTGELIKALHILDDPATTTEDKIEALDVIRDYIDNIDFANNFVKIGGTRVLIDCLKDDNDMLKINAINVLAELSQNNPFCQQHFLDVNVMELLVAYLKDSNDQVVASTLYALSSIMQNYEPATSEFAKGEGMPNVLHCLGNKCSRVFVKACFLISSISSQFPLIRDQFVCCNAFQNLSKNLESMGDFDVKSEALLLAMSTLTESQFFKCNANDKKEILDTLNSSLKNFKGLPQCEEMEMYTQKIIDKLQ; this is encoded by the coding sequence ATGGATGCATCATCAAAACACTTAAAGGAGCTACTTAAATTTGCCATTCGTCACCAAACTGACGATAAGTATGTTGCTGACGGTACTCCGCCACAATTGGATGAGGAAAGAAAACAGTTTTTGGAAAGTGTCTTAAAATCTATGGCTGTCGACGTTACAGGAGAGTTAATAAAAGCCTTGCACATCCTTGACGATCCTGCAACGACGACAGAAGACAAAATCGAAGCACTCGACGTAATTCGGGACTATATTGATAATATCGATTTCGCCAATAATTTTGTTAAGATTGGTGGAACCAGAGTCCTTATAGATTGCCTCAAGGATGACAATGATATGCTGAAAATAAACGCAATTAATGTTCTTGCCGAATTATCACAAAATAATCCGTTTTGTCAACAACATTTTCTGGATGTCAATGTAATGGAACTATTGGTTGCGTACTTAAAAGACTCCAATGACCAAGTTGTGGCCAGTACGTTGTACGCTCTATCatccataatgcagaactatgaaCCAGCTACCTCGGAATTTGCTAAAGGCGAGGGCATGCCAAATGTTCTGCACTGTTTGGGGAATAAATGCTCTCGCGTATTTGTAAAGGCGTGTTTCCTAATCTCCTCCATATCATCACAATTTCCTTTGATTCGCGATCAATTTGTGTGTTGTAATGCTTTCCAAAATCTCTCCAAAAATCTAGAAAGTATGGGTGATTTCGATGTGAAATCCGAAGCATTACTTCTGGCAATGTCAACGTTAACCGAAAGCCAGTTTTTCAAATGCAATGCCAACGATAAAAAAGAAATCTTGGACACATTAAACAGCagcttgaaaaattttaaaggacTGCCCCAATGTGAAGAGATGGAAATGTACACCCAAAAAATAATCGATAAACTGCAATAG